From the genome of Streptomyces sp. NBC_01260, one region includes:
- a CDS encoding MerR family transcriptional regulator — translation MSGPGPSAGRAAAEYRIEDLAHASGATVRTIRAYQDRGLLPTPERRGRANVYRDTHLARLRQIADLLDRGYTLASIKELLEAWDTGRGLGGVLGLVAEVHGPWTDERADRITRAELDVKFGGTPDEQAVAEAVDLGVLERIPGRDDAFLVPSPQELSVAVELYAAGVPLSAISGHLRELRGQVEQIASRFLEFTTEHVFARYLGHRPPTDADAAEAASMVRKLRPLAQQTVDAELARAMRTLATRHLEHHLTAEEPFTAGSAARPPVPVALPSGTITAVERLVGRGHVSAFVAAATEREVQARTLDTLASSHANAQQIDQIG, via the coding sequence GTGAGCGGCCCCGGGCCTTCGGCCGGCCGGGCGGCCGCGGAGTACCGGATCGAGGACCTGGCACATGCCAGCGGTGCCACGGTCCGCACGATCCGCGCCTACCAGGACCGCGGGCTGCTGCCGACCCCGGAGCGGCGGGGCCGGGCCAATGTGTACCGGGACACCCATCTCGCCCGGCTCCGGCAGATCGCCGATCTGCTCGACCGCGGCTACACGCTGGCCAGCATCAAGGAGTTGCTGGAGGCGTGGGACACGGGCCGCGGCCTCGGCGGGGTGCTCGGGCTCGTCGCCGAGGTGCACGGACCGTGGACCGACGAACGGGCGGACCGGATCACCCGGGCCGAGCTGGACGTGAAGTTCGGCGGCACTCCTGACGAGCAGGCCGTTGCCGAGGCGGTGGACCTCGGCGTGCTCGAACGGATCCCCGGACGGGACGACGCATTCCTCGTGCCGAGCCCCCAAGAGCTTTCGGTCGCGGTGGAGTTGTACGCGGCCGGCGTTCCGCTCAGCGCAATCTCCGGGCATCTGAGGGAGCTTCGGGGCCAGGTCGAGCAGATAGCCTCCCGTTTCCTGGAGTTCACCACGGAGCATGTTTTCGCCCGCTATCTCGGTCATCGGCCTCCGACGGACGCGGACGCGGCCGAGGCCGCCTCAATGGTCCGCAAACTCCGCCCGCTCGCCCAGCAGACGGTGGACGCCGAACTCGCTCGGGCAATGCGGACGCTCGCCACCCGTCACCTGGAGCACCACCTCACCGCCGAGGAACCCTTCACCGCGGGCAGTGCGGCGCGTCCGCCGGTACCGGTAGCCCTTCCGTCCGGGACAATCACTGCCGTGGAGCGGCTGGTTGGCCGCGGGCACGTCTCGGCCTTCGTCGCAGCGGCCACTGAACGTGAGGTACAAGCAAGAACATTGGACACACTTGCCTCATCTCACGCCAATGCTCAGCAAATTGACCAAATAGGTTAA
- a CDS encoding LLM class flavin-dependent oxidoreductase — translation MSLRLSTVILPVDRWHGGGRAKWQRAEELGFHAAYTYDHLSWRTFREGPWFGALPTLTAAAAATTRLRLGTLVTSPNFRHPVTLAKELISLDDISGGRITLGVGAGGNGFDATALGQEAWTPRERADRFGEFVPLLDRLLTEDAVTQEGDFYSAVEARNIPGCVQRPRLPFAVAATGPRGLRLAARYGQAWVTTGDPKLYEEGTPEQSDEALRGQVARLGAACGTIGRDVAELDKVLLTAFTPDRSTMLDSVDAFVDFAGRQRETGFTEIVVHWPIPDSDFAADEAVFERIATEAVRQLG, via the coding sequence ATGAGTCTGCGCCTGAGCACCGTGATCCTGCCTGTCGACCGCTGGCACGGGGGAGGCCGGGCGAAGTGGCAGCGTGCCGAGGAGCTCGGCTTCCACGCGGCGTACACGTACGACCACCTCTCCTGGCGCACCTTCCGCGAAGGCCCTTGGTTCGGTGCTCTGCCCACCCTCACCGCCGCCGCGGCGGCGACCACCCGCCTGCGCCTGGGAACCCTCGTCACCTCCCCGAATTTCCGGCATCCGGTGACGCTCGCGAAGGAGCTGATCTCCCTCGACGACATCTCCGGTGGGCGGATCACGCTGGGGGTCGGCGCGGGCGGGAACGGCTTCGACGCGACGGCGCTGGGGCAGGAGGCGTGGACGCCGCGTGAACGCGCCGACCGCTTCGGCGAGTTCGTGCCGCTGCTCGACCGGCTGCTCACCGAGGACGCGGTGACGCAGGAGGGGGACTTCTACTCGGCCGTCGAGGCGCGGAACATCCCGGGCTGTGTGCAGCGGCCCCGGCTGCCCTTCGCCGTCGCCGCGACCGGCCCGCGCGGGCTCAGGCTCGCCGCGCGGTACGGGCAGGCGTGGGTGACCACGGGCGATCCCAAGCTCTACGAGGAGGGCACGCCGGAGCAGTCGGACGAGGCGCTGCGCGGCCAGGTCGCGAGGCTCGGGGCTGCGTGCGGGACGATCGGGCGGGATGTGGCCGAGCTGGACAAGGTCCTGCTCACCGCGTTCACCCCGGACCGCTCCACGATGCTCGACTCGGTGGACGCCTTCGTGGACTTCGCGGGCCGGCAGCGCGAGACCGGGTTCACCGAGATCGTGGTCCACTGGCCGATCCCCGACTCCGACTTCGCCGCGGACGAAGCCGTCTTCGAGCGCATCGCGACGGAGGCCGTTCGCCAACTGGGCTGA
- a CDS encoding isocitrate lyase/PEP mutase family protein produces the protein MPLSVSELRSRGAAFRDLHNGPEPFVIPNPWNAGTALILAGLGFPALATTSAGLAATLGVPDGAGLLARDMVLANAREIVAATPLPVSADLESGFAGTPEGVAETIRAAADAGLVGGSVEDATGRPGDPVRPLAEAVDRPAAAVEAARGLPFPFTVTARAENFLYGRPDLDDTIRRLRAYEEAGADVLYAPGLPSAEAVRAVCTSVGRPVNVLAGSGQPTLDVAALAACGVRRISLGSTLSRAALGGFVRAAREVLDHGTFGFVEEAPAYADVNRWMRRPPVPRIPDTDARK, from the coding sequence GTGCCACTGTCTGTGAGCGAACTGCGTTCCAGGGGCGCCGCGTTCCGGGACCTGCACAACGGACCTGAACCCTTCGTGATCCCCAACCCGTGGAACGCGGGCACCGCCCTGATTCTGGCCGGGCTCGGCTTCCCGGCGCTCGCGACGACCAGCGCCGGTCTCGCCGCCACCCTCGGTGTGCCGGACGGCGCCGGTCTGCTGGCCCGCGACATGGTGCTCGCGAACGCCCGCGAGATCGTTGCCGCGACGCCGCTGCCGGTCTCCGCCGATCTGGAGAGCGGATTCGCCGGGACCCCGGAGGGCGTCGCCGAGACCATTCGCGCGGCGGCGGACGCGGGACTGGTGGGCGGCTCGGTCGAGGACGCGACGGGACGGCCGGGCGATCCGGTCCGTCCGCTCGCGGAGGCGGTGGACAGGCCGGCGGCGGCGGTGGAGGCCGCCCGCGGCCTGCCCTTCCCGTTCACCGTCACCGCACGCGCGGAGAACTTCCTTTACGGGCGCCCCGACCTCGACGACACGATCCGTCGTCTGCGGGCCTACGAGGAAGCGGGCGCCGACGTCCTCTACGCGCCCGGACTGCCGTCGGCCGAGGCCGTGCGCGCCGTGTGCACCTCGGTCGGGCGGCCGGTCAACGTCCTCGCGGGGAGCGGGCAGCCGACGTTGGACGTGGCCGCGCTCGCGGCCTGCGGGGTGCGCCGGATCAGCCTCGGTTCGACTCTGTCCCGGGCGGCGCTGGGCGGATTCGTCCGGGCAGCCCGTGAGGTGCTCGACCACGGGACCTTCGGGTTCGTGGAGGAGGCCCCGGCCTACGCAGACGTGAACCGGTGGATGAGGCGTCCGCCCGTACCCCGGATCCCGGATACCGACGCCAGGAAGTGA
- a CDS encoding HAD hydrolase family protein yields the protein MTSATDSPLPAAPRLIATDLDGTLLRDDKTVSDRTVAALAAAEEAGIEVFFVTGRPARWMDVVSDHVHGHGLAICANGAAVADLHDGGRLLKVRALERETALGVVHTLRAAAPGTSFAVELATGIHYEPAYPPFHLDPGATVAVAEKLLHEEAPGTGAPVLKLLAHHGELAPDDFLALARTAAGERASFTRSSPTALLEVSGPGVSKASTLELCCAERGISPSEVVAFGDMPNDVEMLSWAGTSYAMGNAHPAALAAATGRTVTNNEDGVAVVIERIIAERILSRTER from the coding sequence GTGACCTCAGCTACCGATTCCCCTCTTCCTGCCGCTCCCCGGCTGATCGCCACCGATCTGGACGGCACCCTCCTGCGGGACGACAAGACCGTCTCGGACCGTACGGTCGCGGCGCTCGCCGCCGCCGAGGAAGCCGGGATCGAGGTCTTCTTCGTCACCGGCCGCCCCGCCCGCTGGATGGATGTCGTCAGCGACCACGTCCACGGCCACGGCCTGGCGATCTGCGCCAACGGCGCCGCCGTCGCCGACCTGCACGACGGCGGCAGACTGCTGAAGGTCCGCGCCCTGGAGCGGGAGACCGCCCTCGGCGTCGTGCACACCCTGCGCGCGGCCGCGCCCGGCACCTCGTTCGCGGTCGAACTGGCCACCGGTATCCACTACGAGCCGGCCTACCCGCCCTTCCACCTCGATCCCGGCGCCACCGTGGCCGTCGCCGAGAAGCTGCTCCACGAGGAGGCACCGGGCACCGGCGCCCCCGTGCTGAAGCTCCTCGCCCACCACGGCGAGCTGGCCCCGGACGACTTCCTCGCCCTGGCCCGGACGGCCGCCGGCGAGCGGGCCTCCTTCACCCGGTCCAGCCCGACCGCCCTCCTGGAGGTCAGCGGACCGGGCGTCTCCAAGGCCAGCACGCTGGAGCTCTGCTGCGCCGAGCGCGGCATCTCCCCCTCCGAGGTCGTCGCGTTCGGCGACATGCCCAACGACGTGGAGATGCTGAGCTGGGCCGGCACCTCGTACGCGATGGGCAACGCCCACCCGGCCGCCCTGGCGGCGGCCACCGGCCGTACGGTCACCAACAACGAGGACGGCGTCGCCGTCGTCATCGAGCGGATCATCGCCGAGCGGATCCTGTCCCGCACGGAGCGCTGA
- a CDS encoding GAF domain-containing sensor histidine kinase, translated as MSEQGPKHPKHPKDSTHPAHPKDSLEAATEATRSLQGLSTELTARVPQLLEAMRSVGTGLELHTTLDRICETAAELAHARYAAIGVVDEEGKGLSDFVTYGVPESVATEIGHRPDGHRGLLGALIHDPRPVRLADLTADPRFAGFPPGHPPMRTFLGVPIRVQGEIFGNLYLAEKDGGGEFTDYDLHMVRVLATEAGIAIGNARLYEAARQRERWIDGSVAVTTALLSGGDADDALAVVAEQARHLAASDAGIVLLPAEEGGLEIVAVSAEEPVAALGVIIPAQSPIVGMLLGGEAVFVDDSATDPRMVTRLADRFGPSMLLPLHSGGRVLGALVTPRARGGRPFTETERTLAAQFASQAALALMMAEAQRDRERLAVYEDRDRIARDLHDLVIQRLFATGMMLESAQRRSDVPEVQTGVGRAVDELDVTIQEIRTAIFALQQEPAEAPSGLRTRVLREINMAAVPLGFKPSHRFLGPVDSLVGELTGKNLIAALREALSNAFRHAVASRIDVVVDATATLPDGRDAVRLTVADDGVGIPPGGRRSGLRNLARRAESLGGASWFGPGIGEDGGGTTVVWQAPL; from the coding sequence ATGTCAGAGCAGGGCCCGAAGCACCCGAAGCACCCGAAGGACTCGACGCATCCGGCGCACCCGAAGGACTCGCTCGAAGCCGCGACGGAGGCGACCCGCAGTCTGCAGGGCCTGTCCACCGAACTCACCGCCCGCGTGCCGCAGCTGCTGGAAGCCATGCGCTCCGTCGGCACCGGGCTCGAACTGCACACCACCCTCGACCGGATCTGCGAGACGGCGGCCGAGCTGGCCCACGCCCGCTACGCGGCCATCGGCGTCGTGGACGAGGAGGGCAAGGGGCTCTCGGACTTCGTCACCTACGGAGTCCCGGAGTCGGTGGCCACCGAGATCGGCCACCGGCCGGACGGCCACCGGGGTCTGCTCGGCGCCCTGATCCACGACCCCCGCCCCGTGCGGCTCGCCGATCTGACGGCCGACCCGCGGTTCGCCGGATTTCCGCCGGGCCATCCGCCGATGCGGACCTTCCTCGGCGTACCGATCCGGGTGCAGGGCGAGATCTTCGGCAATCTCTATCTGGCCGAGAAGGACGGCGGGGGTGAGTTCACCGACTACGACCTGCACATGGTGCGGGTGCTGGCCACCGAGGCGGGCATCGCCATCGGCAATGCCCGGCTGTACGAGGCCGCCCGGCAGCGAGAGCGGTGGATCGACGGCTCGGTGGCCGTGACCACCGCCCTGCTCTCCGGCGGGGACGCCGACGACGCGCTCGCGGTCGTCGCCGAACAGGCCCGCCATCTCGCCGCCTCCGACGCCGGGATCGTGTTGCTGCCGGCCGAGGAGGGAGGCCTGGAGATCGTCGCCGTGTCCGCGGAGGAACCGGTGGCGGCGCTCGGGGTGATCATCCCGGCGCAGAGCCCGATCGTGGGGATGCTGCTGGGCGGCGAGGCCGTCTTCGTGGACGATTCGGCCACCGACCCCCGCATGGTCACCAGGCTGGCGGACCGGTTCGGGCCGAGCATGCTGCTTCCGCTGCACAGTGGGGGCCGGGTGCTCGGCGCGCTCGTCACCCCGCGGGCCCGGGGCGGCCGGCCGTTCACGGAGACGGAGCGGACCCTCGCCGCCCAGTTCGCCTCACAGGCCGCGCTGGCGCTGATGATGGCCGAGGCGCAGCGGGACCGGGAACGGCTCGCGGTCTACGAGGACCGTGACCGGATCGCCCGGGACCTGCACGACCTGGTCATCCAGCGGCTGTTCGCCACCGGGATGATGCTGGAGAGCGCCCAGCGCCGGTCGGACGTGCCGGAGGTGCAGACCGGCGTCGGCCGGGCGGTCGACGAGCTGGACGTGACCATCCAGGAGATCCGCACCGCCATCTTCGCGCTGCAGCAGGAGCCGGCCGAGGCGCCGTCCGGGCTGCGCACCCGGGTGCTGCGCGAGATCAACATGGCGGCGGTCCCGCTGGGCTTCAAACCGTCGCACCGCTTCCTCGGCCCGGTCGACTCCCTGGTCGGCGAGCTGACCGGCAAGAACCTGATCGCGGCGCTGCGGGAGGCGCTGTCCAACGCCTTCCGGCACGCCGTCGCGTCCCGGATCGACGTGGTCGTGGACGCGACCGCCACGCTTCCCGACGGGCGGGACGCGGTACGGCTCACGGTCGCCGACGACGGTGTGGGCATCCCGCCGGGCGGCAGGCGCAGCGGGTTGCGGAACCTGGCCCGCCGGGCGGAGTCGCTCGGTGGGGCCAGCTGGTTCGGGCCCGGCATCGGGGAGGACGGCGGCGGTACGACGGTGGTGTGGCAGGCACCGCTCTGA
- the cydD gene encoding thiol reductant ABC exporter subunit CydD — protein sequence MKPIDPRLLRHARATRHFLVAVVVLGLAGAALVIAQAMLVAEVVVGGFEDGLTGSGLRTPLLLLAAVALGRALVSWLTELAAYRAGAAVKSELRGRLLDRAAALGPEWLSGQRTGSLVTLATRGIDALDDYFARYLPQLGLAVVVPVAVLARVVTEDWISAAIIVVTLPLIPLFMILIGWATQSRMDRQWRLLSRLSGHFLDVVAGLPTLKVFGRAKAQAESIRTITSQYRLATVRTLRIAFLSSFALELLATLSVALVAVTIGMRLVHGELDLYTGLVVLILAPEAYLPLRQVGAQYHAAAEGLSAAEEIFSVLETEPRAGGTQEVPTSLRLELEGVTVRHAGRTEPSLAGASLVVDECETVALVGPSGVGKSTLLNVVLGFAAPDEGRVRVGGTDLADLSPERWRERIAWVPQRPHLFAGTIAENVRLARPEADDSAVTAALRDAGAYDFVTELPDGAATLLGEDGSGLSAGQRQRLALARAFLADRPVLLLDEPTASLDGETEAGIVEAVRRLAAGRTVLLVVHRPALLSVADRVVRLEPGATSGPADSTEPPVSALVPRPAAAPDDLTGDGAGREPEVLRDTVARTGHVLARVREAAGAQRGRLALALLLGSLALGSAVGLMAVSGWLISRASEQPPVLYLMVAVTATRAFGIGRAVFRYAERLVSHDAVLRMLAELRVAVYRGLERIAPAGLRRTRRGDLLSRLVADVDALQDYWLRWLLPAGTAVVVGAAAAGFTGWLLPEAGAVLASGLLLAGVGVPLVSGACARHAERRLAPARADLATRITDLLGGTAELTVAGALPGRSAKTREADGVLTRIASRAATATALGGGLTALIGGLTVVAAALVALPAVADGRLAGVQLAVVVLTPLAAFEAVTGLPLAVQYRQRVRRSAERVYEVLDAPVPVCEPATPAEAPASPFPLEVRGLSARYAGARHDALDSVDLTLEAGRRIAVVGPSGSGKTTLAQVLLRFLDARAGTYRIGGVEASALDGDTVRRFVGLCAQDAHIFDSSIRENLRLARTGATDAELRGALAQARLLDWAEALPEGLDTLVGEHGARLSGGQRQRLALARALLADFPVLVLDEPAEHLDLPTADALTADLLAATRGRTTVLITHRLEGLDAVDEVVVLEAGAVVQRGPYAALVAVDGPLSRMLARERETLREPGEVLDARV from the coding sequence GTGAAACCGATCGACCCGCGCCTGCTCCGCCACGCCCGTGCCACCCGCCACTTCCTGGTGGCTGTGGTGGTACTCGGCCTGGCTGGGGCGGCGCTGGTCATCGCCCAGGCCATGCTCGTCGCCGAAGTGGTGGTGGGCGGTTTCGAGGACGGGCTCACCGGGTCGGGGCTGCGCACCCCACTCCTTCTTCTCGCCGCGGTCGCGCTCGGCCGGGCCCTGGTCTCCTGGCTCACCGAGCTGGCCGCCTACCGGGCCGGCGCGGCCGTCAAGTCGGAACTGCGCGGACGGCTGCTCGACCGGGCGGCGGCGCTGGGCCCGGAATGGCTGAGCGGGCAGCGCACCGGCTCGCTGGTGACGCTCGCCACCCGGGGGATCGACGCGCTCGACGACTACTTCGCGCGCTATCTGCCGCAGCTGGGGCTCGCGGTGGTGGTCCCGGTGGCGGTGCTCGCCAGGGTCGTCACGGAGGACTGGATCTCGGCGGCGATCATCGTCGTCACCCTGCCGCTCATCCCGCTCTTCATGATTCTGATCGGCTGGGCGACCCAGTCGCGGATGGACCGTCAGTGGCGGCTGCTCTCGCGGCTCTCCGGGCACTTCCTCGACGTGGTCGCCGGGCTGCCGACGCTGAAGGTCTTCGGCCGGGCCAAGGCCCAGGCCGAGTCCATCCGCACCATCACCTCGCAGTACCGGCTGGCGACCGTGCGCACGCTGCGGATCGCCTTCCTGTCGTCCTTCGCCCTGGAGCTGCTGGCGACGCTCTCGGTGGCCCTCGTCGCCGTCACCATCGGCATGCGGCTGGTGCACGGCGAACTCGACCTCTACACCGGTCTCGTGGTGCTGATCCTCGCGCCGGAGGCCTATCTGCCGCTCAGGCAGGTGGGGGCGCAGTACCACGCCGCCGCCGAGGGCCTCTCGGCCGCGGAGGAGATCTTCTCGGTCCTGGAGACCGAGCCGCGTGCGGGCGGTACGCAGGAGGTCCCGACATCGCTGCGGCTGGAGCTGGAGGGCGTGACCGTCCGGCACGCGGGGCGCACCGAGCCCTCGCTCGCCGGGGCCTCGCTGGTGGTGGACGAGTGCGAGACCGTTGCCCTGGTCGGCCCGAGCGGCGTCGGCAAGTCCACCCTGCTGAACGTGGTGCTGGGTTTCGCCGCACCCGACGAGGGGCGGGTGCGGGTCGGCGGCACCGATCTCGCGGACCTCTCCCCCGAACGCTGGCGCGAGCGGATCGCCTGGGTCCCGCAGCGCCCGCACCTCTTCGCCGGCACGATCGCGGAGAACGTACGGCTGGCCCGGCCGGAGGCGGACGACAGCGCGGTGACGGCCGCGCTGCGCGACGCCGGGGCGTACGACTTCGTGACGGAGCTGCCGGACGGCGCCGCCACCCTCCTCGGCGAGGACGGCTCGGGTCTCTCCGCCGGACAGCGGCAGCGTCTCGCGCTCGCCCGCGCGTTTCTCGCCGACCGGCCGGTGCTGCTGCTCGACGAGCCGACCGCGAGCCTGGACGGCGAGACGGAGGCGGGCATCGTCGAGGCGGTACGCAGACTGGCGGCGGGCCGGACCGTGCTGCTGGTGGTGCACCGGCCGGCGCTCCTGTCGGTCGCCGACCGGGTGGTGCGGCTGGAGCCGGGTGCGACGAGCGGACCGGCCGATTCGACGGAGCCCCCGGTGTCCGCCCTGGTGCCGCGCCCGGCGGCCGCTCCCGATGACCTCACCGGCGACGGGGCGGGGCGGGAGCCCGAGGTGCTGCGGGACACCGTGGCCCGGACCGGGCACGTGCTGGCCCGGGTCAGGGAGGCCGCCGGGGCACAGCGCGGCCGGCTCGCGCTCGCGCTGCTGCTGGGCAGCCTCGCGCTCGGCTCGGCGGTCGGTCTCATGGCCGTCTCCGGCTGGCTGATCTCCCGCGCATCCGAACAGCCCCCGGTGCTCTATCTGATGGTCGCGGTGACGGCGACCCGCGCCTTCGGTATCGGGCGGGCGGTCTTCCGCTACGCCGAACGCCTCGTCTCGCACGACGCGGTGCTCAGGATGCTCGCCGAACTGCGCGTCGCCGTCTACCGGGGCCTGGAGCGCATCGCGCCCGCGGGTCTGCGCCGGACCCGGCGCGGGGATCTGCTCTCGCGGCTCGTCGCCGATGTGGACGCCCTGCAGGACTACTGGCTGCGGTGGCTGCTGCCCGCCGGGACCGCGGTCGTCGTGGGAGCGGCAGCCGCCGGATTCACCGGCTGGCTGCTGCCGGAGGCGGGCGCCGTGCTCGCCTCCGGACTGCTGCTGGCCGGGGTCGGGGTGCCGCTCGTCAGCGGCGCCTGTGCCCGGCACGCCGAGCGGCGGCTGGCGCCCGCCCGCGCCGATCTGGCGACCCGGATCACCGACCTGCTCGGCGGGACCGCCGAACTGACCGTCGCGGGCGCGCTGCCCGGACGCTCGGCGAAGACCCGGGAGGCCGACGGCGTCCTCACCCGGATCGCCTCCCGGGCGGCGACCGCCACCGCGCTCGGCGGCGGGCTCACCGCTCTGATCGGCGGCCTCACCGTGGTCGCCGCCGCACTCGTCGCCCTTCCCGCGGTGGCCGACGGACGGCTGGCCGGCGTGCAGCTCGCCGTCGTCGTCCTCACCCCGCTGGCCGCCTTCGAGGCCGTGACCGGTCTGCCGCTCGCCGTGCAGTACCGGCAGCGGGTCAGGCGGAGCGCGGAGCGGGTGTACGAGGTACTGGACGCCCCGGTGCCGGTGTGCGAACCCGCCACCCCGGCCGAGGCGCCCGCATCGCCCTTCCCGCTGGAGGTACGGGGGCTGTCGGCCCGGTACGCGGGAGCGCGGCACGACGCACTGGACTCCGTGGACCTCACGCTGGAGGCCGGTCGGCGCATCGCGGTCGTGGGGCCTTCGGGTTCCGGGAAGACCACGCTCGCCCAGGTCCTGCTCCGCTTCCTGGACGCGCGGGCGGGGACGTACCGGATCGGCGGCGTGGAGGCGTCCGCACTGGACGGGGACACGGTCCGGCGGTTCGTCGGGCTGTGCGCCCAGGACGCCCACATCTTCGACAGCTCCATCCGGGAGAACCTGCGGCTGGCCCGTACCGGAGCGACCGACGCGGAACTGCGCGGCGCCCTGGCACAGGCCCGGCTGCTCGACTGGGCCGAGGCGCTGCCGGAGGGCCTGGACACCCTCGTCGGCGAACACGGCGCCCGCCTCTCCGGCGGCCAGCGCCAGCGGCTCGCGCTGGCCCGGGCGCTGCTGGCGGACTTCCCTGTGCTCGTTCTGGACGAGCCCGCCGAGCACCTCGATCTGCCGACCGCCGACGCCCTGACCGCGGACCTGCTGGCGGCCACCCGAGGACGTACGACGGTGCTGATCACTCACCGGCTCGAAGGCCTGGACGCGGTCGACGAGGTGGTGGTCCTGGAAGCGGGCGCGGTGGTGCAGCGGGGCCCGTACGCGGCACTCGTGGCGGTGGACGGGCCGCTGAGCCGGATGCTGGCGCGCGAGCGCGAGACCCTACGGGAGCCGGGCGAGGTCCTGGATGCACGGGTCTGA
- the cydB gene encoding cytochrome d ubiquinol oxidase subunit II gives MELHDVWFVLIAVLWIGYFFLEGFDFGIGVLTKLLARDRKERRVLINTIGPVWDGNEVWLLSAGGATFAAFPEWYATLFSGFYLPLLIILLCLIVRGVAFEYRAKRPEEKWQTNWENLIFWTSLIPALLWGVAFGNIVRGVKIDADMEYVGNFWDLLNPYSILGGLVTLSLFTFHGTVFAGLKTVGDIRVRARGLALKLGAVTAVLALGFLIWTQADNGDGWSLIAMIIAVVSLVGAIGAVAAGREGWSFALSGVTITAAVAMLFLTLFPNVMPSSLNDAWSLTVTNASSTPYTLKIMTWCAGIATPVVLLYQGWTYWVFRKRIGTHHIADAH, from the coding sequence ATGGAACTCCACGACGTCTGGTTCGTGCTCATCGCCGTCCTCTGGATCGGCTACTTCTTCCTGGAGGGATTCGACTTCGGGATCGGTGTGCTCACCAAGCTGCTGGCCCGGGACCGCAAGGAACGGCGGGTCCTGATCAATACGATCGGGCCCGTCTGGGACGGCAACGAGGTCTGGCTGCTCAGCGCCGGCGGAGCTACCTTCGCCGCGTTCCCCGAGTGGTACGCCACGCTGTTCTCCGGCTTCTACCTGCCGCTGCTGATCATCCTGCTCTGCCTGATCGTGCGCGGTGTCGCCTTCGAGTACCGGGCGAAGCGGCCCGAGGAGAAGTGGCAGACCAACTGGGAGAACCTGATCTTCTGGACCTCGCTGATCCCGGCCCTGCTCTGGGGCGTGGCCTTCGGGAACATCGTGCGCGGCGTGAAGATCGACGCGGACATGGAGTACGTGGGCAACTTCTGGGACCTGCTCAATCCGTACTCGATCCTCGGCGGGCTGGTCACGCTCTCCCTCTTCACCTTCCACGGGACGGTGTTCGCGGGGCTCAAGACGGTCGGGGACATCCGGGTCAGGGCGCGCGGGCTGGCCCTGAAGCTGGGCGCGGTCACCGCGGTGCTGGCACTGGGATTCCTGATCTGGACCCAGGCCGACAACGGGGACGGCTGGAGCCTGATCGCGATGATCATCGCTGTGGTGTCCCTGGTCGGGGCGATCGGCGCCGTCGCGGCGGGGCGAGAGGGCTGGTCCTTCGCCCTCTCCGGTGTGACCATCACGGCCGCGGTCGCGATGCTCTTCCTGACGCTCTTCCCGAACGTCATGCCGTCCTCGCTGAACGATGCCTGGAGCCTGACGGTCACCAATGCCTCGTCCACCCCGTACACGCTGAAGATCATGACCTGGTGCGCGGGGATCGCCACTCCCGTGGTGCTGCTGTACCAGGGCTGGACCTACTGGGTGTTCCGCAAGCGGATCGGTACGCACCACATCGCCGACGCCCACTGA